The Prionailurus viverrinus isolate Anna chromosome B1, UM_Priviv_1.0, whole genome shotgun sequence genome includes the window GCTGATAGTTGCTTGTCTCTGAGAAGTTTGCTTCATCAGAGGTTATACCAATACTTAGGGTTTTGGCCCTCTAAGACTTGGAGTTCTGGCTGGAAAAGGGTGGGGGGTGTAACCCACGATGACCagattcttgtttttttatattattttattttatttcttttttttttttttttttttatacttgacagagagaaagacacatcatgagcgagggaggggcagagtgagagagagagacacagaatctgaagcaggctccaggctctgagctgtccacacagagcccgatgtggggctcaaacccaaaagccatgagatcatgacctgagccaaagtcggatgctcagccgactgagccacccaggcgccccttgattttttAACATAGGATAGCAGAAAGTCCCATGTCCAAAACCTGGGTCCCAAGAGCATAACCCACAAGTCATATTTGTTGTAGAACTAGCCTGTCTCTTGAATCTGCACTTCAGTTTCTCctttaagaataatttaaaaatttgaggtgcccgggtggctcagtcagttaagcgtctgacttcggctcaggtcgtgatcttacagtttttgagttaaagccccgcgtcggactctatgctgacagctcagagcctggagcctgctttggaatctgtgactccctctccctctgcctcttccccgctcactgtctctcaaaaagtaaatgaatgtttaaaaaaaattttttttaagaataatttaaaaatggggcgcctgggtggctcagtcggttaagcggccaacttcagctcaggtcatgatctcgcggtctgtgtgttcgagccccacgtcgggctctgtgctgacagctcagagcctggagcctgtttcggattctgtgtctcactctctctgaccctcccctgttcatgctctgtctctccctgtctcaaaaataaataaaaacgctaaaaaatttaaaaaaaaaaaagaagaatttaaaaattattgtacaCAGGAGATTTGcctgtgtacatatgtacattgatgttcatatatattttcacagCCAGCCTTTTAATTGAAGTAACTGGTTTGTTAAACCACCATTTCCCAAAATGATACCTTTCCTATTCCTTAAACTAATGGCAATCTGAAAGAGTAATGGAAAATTTTCTGATCTGTCTCTTCTGGTAGCTTCCAAATTATATAATGTGTATGCACCTTTGCAAAGCCCATTATTTTGTAAGAATATTTGAAGGGTAAACAtacttgttttcattgtttttgcttttgcctaATAGTTGGTCAGGATAATTGtgaatattttgtggttttaggctaaagaaaaagaagagaggcttTTAAGAAGGCAAATTAATAGagagaaacttgaagaaaaacGAAAGCAGAAGGCAGAAAAGACAAAGTCTTCAAAAGCTAAGAGTCAAGGTATAGGAGGTgttaactttaatattttaaattatcttgtATACTCCATTATTTTCTAGATATTCATATTACTTATGAGATGATTTAAAATGATCTAAATtgcatctcaataaagctgttgtaTTAAAGTTATTCTTAAatatggaaggtttttttttttattctgatgtatcactttttaaattatattgctGTATCTAAGTTATACATTCTGTCAGGTACCAGCTTATACAGCTCTCATTAGCAATTTATTTTCTAGCCATTGTGGAATGAATTATCACTGGAAAATGGATTGTTTGCATGTGAGTAATCAAGCCTTGCTGGTGACATTAGTGGAATTAATCTGTGCTTTTTTGTTTACTAAAGTGTCAAACATTTATCTGGAATATTTCATTGAATAAAATTGAACTTTCTCTGGGCACTGATCCTATGtagcatacaaaaaaaaaaaaaaaaatacacacacataagcatttgaaataaaaaagctaAGACTTGTCCatctaaaatattacttttcttcTAGTACAACTTAAGGATATTAAAGCCATTCAGCACTTTTACATTGATCAGAAAttctcaatgaaaaataaatattacactgTTTATAAATTCCATTCTAAAGTACAACTTATTGATATTGCTTCTTTCCTAGGCAAAAATAGTGTGGACTTAGAAGAATCATCAACAAAGACTTTGGAACTGAAAACCCCCAGAATTAAAGAAGTCCTTAAAGAGCGGAAAGTATTAGAGAAAAAGGTAGCcttaagcaaaagaagaaagaaagattcaaGGTACATGTTGTATCTGGTAGTGCTCCCATTATAACTTTCCCCTGGCATACTTTCAGAAGGGAGGCATTGGCAGTGACAGTAAAGAACCTTACCTTGAAAGTGTGTGTTATTGTTGCACATTTATGAGAACCATGGGGGTTCAGAACTCTTTATATCCTCATTCCTTGTGTTAGTATCTCTAATGTAAAAtagtgtgttttaatgtttttggGAGAGGGGGGCCCGGAACTTTTTCATAATCTGATGGCAGTTTTGGATCTCCCCAGAAAAATGCATGTGTATAAACATACAGTTGTTTTGAGAATTTCAGAGTTTATGGACCCTCTAGAATACTCAGGAAGTATCCCTACAGTAGCCACTTAACCACTTATTTATAGTGACTGCATCCATTTTCTAGTCTTGCTAGGCATTCCCTTCAACAGTGTCTCATGCTTCTCCCTGTAAACCAGAGGGCTGAACCAAATGCTTATCTGTCATTGCATTGTCATAGTGAATTCtataagaattagaaagccaAAGAGACTCTGAAAGTGGCCTGAAGGCCCATGAGCCATAGGCTACAGTCAAGTTGCATTATGTACATTTGTCACAGACTTGGATGTAGCTGAACCAGTAACTAATCTTACTGAgaaattcttatattttattcaaattaagCTCATATATGACTTTTTCTTCCCACTTAGGAATGTTGAAGAGAATTCTAAAaagaaacagcaatctgaagaagATTCCAAAGAAACTCTCAAGACAAGTGAGGTGTGTCTGAATTAATAAAAcccattttaaatgttcttttgttAGATAAAGGCCATTCAGTCCTTCAGAGTAAAACTTGGAATGCATTTGATCTTTTCCAAGTTAGATAAAAAATGTATCACCTTCAGCATTCTTGAACCCCCATCTTATTATGACCTGAATTCCTCATTTTGACCAAATTGATTCACGTGATCTTTTATCCAAGTAATAGCTACTTTTCTACTTTCCTTTCCCTcattccccagccccccaccctcaTTTGTTATATTAGCAATAGCAAAATTGCCAGTAATGGtaatggaaaagaaagagggtAGCTAAAATCCCTTCTCCAGGGCAGATTATTCACTTCATTCTCCTACATTCCTCCACAAATGTACATAATTTTGTAGAGCGGGTGTAATCTTGCAAAATGATTTTAACATTCCCTCTTGCTCATTTCATGTTACCTTGTAAGTTTCTAGTTATTATATTTAATGACTGCATAGGGTTGTATTGAATAGATAGACTGTAACTTAAGCATTCCCTTATAGTTGAGCACTTAGATTACTTCCAAGATCTGCCAATGTAAGTACTGAAAGTATgtttaatgaatacattttttccccGTTTGGATTATTTTCTTGGGATAAACTTTTGCTTTCACTGGATTCAGATCCTTATTTACCCTGCCATATTTATAATTCTATAGccaaactatcttttttttttttttttttttgagcagacTCCACGCCCAACCTAGGGCTCactctcacgaccctgagatcaggagtttcACACTctactgtctgagccagccaagcacccctataCCAAAACTATCTTCACATTTCCAAGGGAAAACTAATAATTTAGTGATTATTTATTCATAGCCAGTAAATAATCTTGATTTCTTTATTCAGAAATTAGAGGCATATTTATAAGAATATCCTGATGTTTTAATggcatactttaaaatatttaacttcattttgtgataaatttcttttaaaaatgacttcataAAATTTTGTTCATATAAACTGGTTGAAGCTTACTGTAAAATTAGGCGATAAAATCCTTGTTAGTTCTTTCTTTGAGGAATTTcactttaaagtgtttttttaagatCTTTCTATGTCCTACTCCTGAATCTGTAGAAGTGCATTAATCTTTGTGTTAAATTGTAAGAAGTTGCAGTGATAAACTAACCCAGAGACACAGATCCTTCTGAGAACTTCAGCTCATTATTTGAATGAGAAATTATAGGTAGTGGTCAATGAGACTATAGTATGTGTGGTCTGCGTTCACTGACTAACATTAATAATGTACTCGGTGCCATACTGTGGGACAGGGAGGAAGGGTCGGATGCTCTGGtccatcattttcttccttcagataCATAAACATACACGTGCTTGATATGTGATAAGGTTACTGTTACAGTGAGGTTTTGCGTGCATTTGAAACTTCCTAACTAGAATGTCCTTTAAGGAGCCTGAATTCATGAGGTTTCCACAAATCATTCAGGCTcctaaattaaaatgtaagaaacCTTCATTTCagtatagaatttttaaattgtcttcatCATGTTTTGGAACTGAAAAGAACATTGAGCTCTCATTCATGCAGCTTATATTTATTAGTGGCTGCTGTGTGTTAGTGAGCTTTAACGGTTTGGAGTTCAAGGAGGCCTCCCAAATGCAGGGACAGGTCTCAGGAGAGATAGCTGGTCTCTGCACAGATCTCTGCGGTGCAGTGGGAAGAGCCCTAGACTGCAAATGAATTCATCTGAAGTCGTTGGCCTGGGGACAAGGTCATCAAGTCCCACTGAGCTTCGGTTTCCCGATGCACCAAGTGGGGTCACCAGTACCTACCACAGGCTGCTGGTGAGCTTAAGTGACATGTAACACATGATGGCACTCAGCATATCAGGGGTACCCAAATGCTAAGTTTGATTTTAGTATTGctcatattttaccttttttttttttttttttttacagcatggCGAAAAGGAAAAAGTGTCCTCTTCAAAGGACCTGAAGCATGTTCACACAAAAAGCGAACCAAGTAAACCTGCCCGGAGACTTTCCGAGTCGTTGCATTCAgctgatgaaaacaaaaatgagtccaagatagagagagaacacagaagacGCACATCCACCCCCGTCGTGGAGGAAGGGGCACAGGAAGAGGCTGACGCAAGAGATGGGAAGAGGCAGGCAGAACGGTCAGAGGTTGGCACCGAAGAGCCCCAGAAACAGAAGagcacacttaaaaatgaaaagcatctaAAGAAAGATGATTCTGAAACACCACATGTGAAAAGCCTACCTAAGAAAGAGGCAAAGTCCTCAAAGGACAAGCCTGAAAAAGAGAAGACTCTGTCAGAAGACAAAGTGTCtatgaaacataaatataaagGTGACGGTCTGCATAAAACGAGTGAGGAGACGGAGCTTCACTCTTCTGAGAAAAGCTTAAAAGTGGATGAAAATACTCAAAAGCAAAGTCAACAACCAAAACTGTCTTCGGATGATAAAACTGAACGAAAAAGTAAACATAAGAATGAGAGGAAATTATCAATTTTAGGCAAAGATGGGAAGCCAGTTTctgaatatattataaaaacagaTGAGAATGTTcgtaaagaaaacaacaaaaaagagagacatgTTTCAGCCGAGAAAACTAAGGCAGAACACAAATCAAGAAGATCAAGTGATTCTAAAGTTCAGAAAGATTCTCTGAGTTCAAAGCAACACGGAATCCCATTGCAGAGAAGAAGTGACAGTTATTCAGAGGACAAGTGTGATATGGACCCAACTAATGTAGATAGTAATTCGAAACCAGAAGAGATGGTTCACAAGGAGAAGCGAAGAACAAAGAGCCTACTGGAAGAGAAGCTTTTGTTAAAGTCGAAACCAAAAAGTCAAGGCAAGCAGTTAAAAGTAGTTGAACCGGAATTACAAGAAAGTGTCGCGAAACAAGTGACCactccaaaaccagataaggagaAGAACGCAGAAGAGATCAACCCAGATAGACAGCGAAAGTCTAAAGTTGAAGACAAACCTTCTGAGGAAACTGGTGTAGAAGCTGTATCGGACAGTGCCGCTTCTTCACACGGGGTACAGAAGGACTCTTCGAGTCACAGAGCCAAGTTACCACTAGCAAAGGAGAAATATAAGGCTGAAAAAGATTCAGGCCCCTCCAGACCTGAAAGGAAGTTATCAGATGGGCACAAAAGCAGAAGCTTAAAGCATAGCAGTAAGGAagtgagaaaaagggaagaaaataaatcagatgaCAAAGATGGTAAAGAAGTTGACAGTAATCATGACAAGGCCAGAGGGAATAGTTCGGTTATAGAAAAGAAATTGAGTAGGAAGTTGTGTGAAAACCGAAGAGGAAGCTTATCCCAAGAAATGaccaaaggagaagaaagatcaGCAAACACCTTGGGCACCACCAGTAGTTCCTCCATTCAGAGACCAAAAAGGAGTGGTGATACCACATCGATGCCTGAACAAGAGCCAATGGAAATTGATTCCGAGCCAGCTGTTGAAAATGTGTCTGAAGCATCTAAAACCCAAGACAACAGCAATACTATCTCTCAACAAGACGTTGACTCTGAAAATGTTACGAAACAAAAAACCGCAGTCCTGGTTCTAAAGGATGAATTAAGAACTTCCACAGTAGACTCAAAAACAGCAGCTCCAGCCTGTAAATCAGGACGTGGAACAGGAGTTGTTAGTAATTCTGAAAAGCACGCTGACCATAAAAGCACCCTGACCAAGAAAGTGCATATCCAAAGTGCTGTGTCCAAACTGAACCCTGGGGAGAAAGAACCCATTCACCAGGGAACTCATGAAACAAATACAGACTCCGAAACTAGTCCTACACCGTTTCCTCGAGCCCCGTCCGACAATGACAAGGcacaaaagaatttgaaaaatacaaccAGACCCCCCGAAGAACATGCTGCCCAAGGAGATGCTGATCGTGTACATTCCCCAAATTTAGATGCTTCACCATCCTTAAGTTCAGTAACTGTCGTGCCTCCAAAACAGTCTCCTGATTCGGACGTAATTCCTTTGGTTGACGGGAGGACTGTTTTAGAAGGCGACCCAGCCAGCCCCTCACTTGTGGAGCACTCTGGTATTCCTAACACAAGTTTGACTGCTAGGGAATCACAAGTCCTTTTGACAGGTGACAGCAAAGAAAGTGGGGCAGTTTCCACAGTAGATACACCAGCAAAAGCAAGCGTGGATAGCAAAAGACACATTCCAGAAGGTTACCAGCCCACTATGTTGCACAGTAAGCAGGGACAAGTAAACATGCCTGTTGGTAGCAAGTTAACTGATGCGAGGATGGAAAATGAGAGTGTTAACGCAGAAGATGGCTTGATGGACGTGGCCAGGAAAGAAAGTGActtaagcacagagcccagttcaaAGCCGACAGTGAGAGCTGTGcaagaaaatggcaaaaagcaTGGCGTCACTGTTGACCCAGTGCTCGGCACGCGGACAGACAAAGCTGCCGAGACAGTTGTGCTCAAGTGTAGTAGTGGCCCAGgtgaaatagaaaacacatcAGTTGATGTTGAAAGAAGGACTGAAAACAGCGAGGTGGACACCAGTGTTGGATGTAATGCCGCTTCCCCAGTTTTGCAGCAAAGGAGTGGAAATGCTGAGGGTGTGACTGCCGGGCCTGGCAGAGCAGAAAAGTCTTCTTTTGCCACTAGTTCCGAAGGGAAAGATGAAGGTGTTCCCTTCAATACCGTAAAGGCGGGGGATGCTACAACCACGTCCTCAGAAACAGGACAGGGTGAGGTGGCTGTGCCCTGCATGAGCATTGAGGCAGACGAAGGCTTCGTAGCAGGTGTCTGCTCTGGAAACAGTCCCCTTCACGTCGGGGCAGAAGCCAGCGAATGCACTGTCTTCGCGGCGGCCGAAGAAGGCGGAGGCGTTGTCACAGAAGGGTTTGCCGAAAGTGAAACCTTCCTCACAAGCACcaaggagggagagagtgcagAGTGTGCTATGGCCGAATCCGAAGAAAGGGCAGCAGACCCCGTGACTGCTCACACAGTAACAATTGAAGACAATGTCAATAGTGGGGtgacagaagagaaagatgaTGCTGTCACCAGCGCCGGCTCTGAAGAGAAGTGTGACGGCTCTTCACGTAGTGCATTGGAAATGGCAGAAAGAACTGTCACCTTTATCAGTGAGGTTGAAAGCGATGGCGCGGTGACAAGTGCTGGGACAGAAGTAAGGGAGGGCTCCTTAAGCAGTGAGGAGGTGGATGGGTTCCAGAGAAATGTGACAAGAACGGGCCCCAAAAAAGAAACCGAGGGGACCGTGACATGCACCGGAGCGGAAAGGAGAAGCGCTGCTTTTGTCATGTGCTCTGTCACAGGCGCAGAGCGACAGGAGGAGCGTGTGGTTACAGGCGCAGCTGTGGCCCTGGCAGGTAATGACGCGCCACCAGGAACCAGCGCCCCCCAGGACGGAGACGCTTCTGTGAATGACGGCGCGGAAGGTGAGAGTGCCGTCACCAGCACTGGGATAACAGAAGAAGATGGAGAGGGGCCAGCCAGCTGCACAGGCTCGGAAGAGGGCAGCGAGGGCTTTGCTCTGAGCTCTGaatcagaagaaaatggagagagcGCAATGGACAGCACGGTAGCCAAAGAAGCCACTAACGTGCCTTTGGTCGCCGCTGGCCCATGTGACGACGAAGGCATTGTAACGAGCACCGGCGCAAAAGAGGAGGACGAGGAAGGTGAAGGTGTGGTGACCAGCACCGGAAGGGGAAATGAAATCGGGCATGCGTCCACCTGCACCGGGGCAGAGGAGGAAAGCGAGGGGGTATCGATTTGCGGAAGTGCCGAAGAAGGGGACGGTCAGATTGGTACTGCGGCAGGGTGCGTGGGAGCTGAGGCCGGAGCCACCGTCACCAATGCCAACGAGAGCAGTGTTGACAGCTTGAGCGGTGCGGAGAAGGGCATGAAAGATCCGGAGATCTGCTCCAGCGCCAAAGGCGTCGTGGAAAGCAGCGTGACCAGTGCAGCTTCAGGGAAGGGTGACGTGGCCCCAGTTCTCGGAGGTTGCGAGGCTCCCATGACCAGTGCAGCTTCAGATCACAGTGACAGTCTGCTCACCAGGAAGGAAAAAGTGGACGACACCACTACTTCCACTGGCTTGGTGGGGGGCAGTTACGAGGCACTCGGGTCGGGTGCGGGCCCACAATGTGAAGCTGGGCACATGTCGCCTGGTGGGAAGGAAGACGAAGGAATCATCACCTCTGGGGAAAATGAAGAGTGTGATGGCCTTCTGGCCACTACAGCCAGTGACACCATTACCAACCCAGCTGGCGTAGCTGGGGGCAAAAGTCCAGGCAAAGGCTTGCTGATTTCCACCAGCACGACAAACGATTGCACCCCTCAGCTAAGCACAGTTGCTGATGTACGGGAGGGTCATTCAAGCGCACTGAGAGGTGGGGCAGATCGGGAAGGTGCCGGCATAAACGGGGAAGAATTCGAGGCCCCCATGCCCAGTGCGGTGTCAGGTGAGAGCCAGCTGGCTGCCGTGAGAAATGAGGACAAAGACGAGTGTGCCATGATTTCCACGAGCATCGGCGAAGAGTTCGAGGTGCCGATTTCTAGCGCGACGACCCTCGCGTGTGCCGAAAGTCAGCCGCCGGCGGCCGCGGCGGAGGACAGTGCCAAAGGCGCCGGCTCGGCGAGCGCCGACGACTTCGAGGTGCCCATGCCCAGCGCGCCCACGCAAGCTGAAAGCCCCCTTGCCTCGACCAGCAAGGAGGAGAAGGACGAGTGCGCGCTCATCTCCACCAGCATAGCGGAGGAGCGCGAGGCCTCCGTGGCAGGCGCGCGGCCCGCCACCGCCCTGGAAGAGAAGGACGGCAGTGCCATCATCTCCACCAGCTCGGGGGAGGACTGCGAGGGCCCCGTGTCCAGTGCCGCCCCGCGGGAGGAAGGCCACCCCTCGGCTGTGCGGGCGGAGGAGGTCGGCGACACCGCCATGATTTCCACAAGCACCTCCGAAGGCCGCGAGGCGGTCATGCGGGGCGCTCTCCCACGGGATGATGAGCGGCCCACCGCTGCAAGGACAGAGGACTCCAGCGACACGGCCATCATCTCCACCAGCACGGCCGAGTGCGTGCTGCTTCCTGCCGGCCTCGACAGGCACGAGGAGAGCCCGCTGACCGCCAGCGTCGCTGACAGAAAAGACCCCTCGGCCGCCAGGAGGAGCCGGGGCGAGGCCCCGACGCCCAGCCCGATGGCCGCGAACAGCCCTCCACACCCAGCACCGCCACCAGGGGCCAGAGCCATGGGCCCCGAGGACCGTCCCTGCGAGGTGCCACCGACAGTGACAGAACGGAGCGAGAGCCCTTCGCCCCTTGTCGGCTTGGCAGAGAGGAGCACGTGGCCGAGCTCCATTCAGAGAGGGCGGGGGGGCCAGGGGGCCACCGCGGCAGGGCATGACACCTGTTGGGCAGGGAGGGGCGAGCAGAGGGGAGCGGGCGCACCCGAGGATGGACAGGGGCGGACGGCCGGGGAGGCCTCCCTTGGGAGCCGCTGTTTGCCAGCAGTGAGTCCCGGTGCCGGGAGGGCCAACAACGTGCCTCCTGTCCCAGACGCTGCAGCGCGGCCGCCCTCTCCTGGGCACTGTGGGCCGGCCGACCCCGGGAAAACCACCACCAGTGAATGTGTTAATGGCCAAGAGTCAGAAACTGGTCCTTCCCACGGGGCGCCCCTTCCAGCTGCCTGTGCTGTAGCTCCGTCGACTCCAAGACGTGAGCAGGACTTGACTGTGACAAGTGACCACAACGGCAGACGGACAATCCAAGGGTCCAGTGAGAAAGCAGGAGACAGCAGTGGCATGAGGAAATCATTCCAGGAGGAAAGAGACCTCAAGGTCATTGTTCCTCCTGAGGAGAATTTGCACGATATAGGTGAGACTCTCCCTAATTGCACATACTAGCGTTTTACAAAGGTGATTGCACGTAGAGTATGTTTAAAACCATCTTTCAAAAGGCGGGTTTGCTTCCAGGATGTCACAAAATAACTTCTCAAGTAGGAAGATTGAGCTCAGAACCATgggtttaaaaacttaaaaccttAGACACGTTTCTCATGTGCCAggagagcagaggcaggaagctgggggaggggaggtcagcCACCCGTGTGTGATTTGCATGACTGCTGCAAGCTACTAAACCTTGAAGCCTCGGGTTTTTGTCAAAATGAACACTACCTTACAACAGCCCTGTGAAGTGAGCATTTTCTTACCACTCcatttacacatgagaaaataggttcagagagtttaaataacttgcatGGTACTTAGGgccctttagaaaaaaattacttccGAGCCTTAGTTTTCCATCGTATAAAAGGCGGATAATAGTGCAAAAACAAACACGATTCAGCCCTCATCTAACGTCCTATAGATTTGCGATGAGTGTCAGTTCAGTCCGGCTGGCTACTTGTCATCAGGGGAGCACAGTATTTTTTAACAGAGTTTTTCATTCAGGTAAAGTGAGCTTCTGGTTTGgaatttgaaagacaaaaagaaacgtGTTCCCTCCTGACAGATCTCAGAGAGTAGATGTTGGTAGAAACAGTTGGTAACTTTCAAAGGGGTAACCTTTAGGCTCAGTCATTCACTGTGCCATCCAACTTGGGACACCCTGTGCCAGCCAGGACTGTGCTGGGCTTTGGGGAAGGGGAGCAGCTGTGAATCCAGCTTTGCATTTTAAGTAGGCAGGGACGCTCTGATGGCAGGCGCTTAGATGCTGTGGAAACTCAAAGGGACGTCGTGGGCTAGACCTGAGGGAGTCAGGGACGTCGACTTCTTTTCTGTGGGTGTGTGAATTAGAGTGTTCTGGACTTTTAAACTGCAACAGCCCTTAGATGTCATCAAATACAGCCTCAGGAAGCTGAGGCCAATAGATTGAGTCCTGTTCATTATAGGGActtaaggggcattaagaagtGTTCCAAGGGTTGAAATAAGGGACTTGAaatttttccattgctttttgCCTGGGAAAATTGAGTGTtctgccaattttgtttatttttgacagagggacagagaatgagtgggggaggggcagagagagggagacacagaatccgaagcaggctccaggttccaagctgtcagcacagagcttgacaaggggcttgaacccacaggccacgagatcatgacctgagccgaagtcagacactcaaccgactgag containing:
- the BOD1L1 gene encoding biorientation of chromosomes in cell division protein 1-like 1 isoform X1: MATNPQPQPPPPAPPPPPPQPQPPPPPPGPGAGPGAAGGAGAGAGDPQLVAMIVNHLKSQGLFDQFRRDCLADVDTKPAYQNLRQRVDSFVANHLATHTWSPHLNKNQLRNNIRQQVLKSGMLESGIDRIISQVVDPKINHTFRPQVEKAVHEFLATLNHKEEASGSTAPDDEKPDSSVITQGVPVPGPSANVANDAMSILETITSLNQEASAARASTETSNTKTSERVSKKLPSQPSTDTSTEKERTSEDMADKEKSTPDSAGEGQETAPKSEELNDLPCPVEEIKNHTKESNSSILLNKDVQQESIDQKNKSTDKGEKKPESNDKGERKKEKKEKMEKKFDHPKRSEDLQKAKEEKQAKEKEVECSKLPSEKNSNKAKTIEGTKEDCSLIDSDVDGLTDITVSSVHTSDLSSFEEDTEEEVVMSDSMEEGEITSDDEEKNKQNKTKTQNSDPSEGKAKSVRHAYVHKPYLYSKYYSDSDDELTVEQRRQSIAKEKEERLLRRQINREKLEEKRKQKAEKTKSSKAKSQGKNSVDLEESSTKTLELKTPRIKEVLKERKVLEKKVALSKRRKKDSRNVEENSKKKQQSEEDSKETLKTSEHGEKEKVSSSKDLKHVHTKSEPSKPARRLSESLHSADENKNESKIEREHRRRTSTPVVEEGAQEEADARDGKRQAERSEVGTEEPQKQKSTLKNEKHLKKDDSETPHVKSLPKKEAKSSKDKPEKEKTLSEDKVSMKHKYKGDGLHKTSEETELHSSEKSLKVDENTQKQSQQPKLSSDDKTERKSKHKNERKLSILGKDGKPVSEYIIKTDENVRKENNKKERHVSAEKTKAEHKSRRSSDSKVQKDSLSSKQHGIPLQRRSDSYSEDKCDMDPTNVDSNSKPEEMVHKEKRRTKSLLEEKLLLKSKPKSQGKQLKVVEPELQESVAKQVTTPKPDKEKNAEEINPDRQRKSKVEDKPSEETGVEAVSDSAASSHGVQKDSSSHRAKLPLAKEKYKAEKDSGPSRPERKLSDGHKSRSLKHSSKEVRKREENKSDDKDGKEVDSNHDKARGNSSVIEKKLSRKLCENRRGSLSQEMTKGEERSANTLGTTSSSSIQRPKRSGDTTSMPEQEPMEIDSEPAVENVSEASKTQDNSNTISQQDVDSENVTKQKTAVLVLKDELRTSTVDSKTAAPACKSGRGTGVVSNSEKHADHKSTLTKKVHIQSAVSKLNPGEKEPIHQGTHETNTDSETSPTPFPRAPSDNDKAQKNLKNTTRPPEEHAAQGDADRVHSPNLDASPSLSSVTVVPPKQSPDSDVIPLVDGRTVLEGDPASPSLVEHSGIPNTSLTARESQVLLTGDSKESGAVSTVDTPAKASVDSKRHIPEGYQPTMLHSKQGQVNMPVGSKLTDARMENESVNAEDGLMDVARKESDLSTEPSSKPTVRAVQENGKKHGVTVDPVLGTRTDKAAETVVLKCSSGPGEIENTSVDVERRTENSEVDTSVGCNAASPVLQQRSGNAEGVTAGPGRAEKSSFATSSEGKDEGVPFNTVKAGDATTTSSETGQGEVAVPCMSIEADEGFVAGVCSGNSPLHVGAEASECTVFAAAEEGGGVVTEGFAESETFLTSTKEGESAECAMAESEERAADPVTAHTVTIEDNVNSGVTEEKDDAVTSAGSEEKCDGSSRSALEMAERTVTFISEVESDGAVTSAGTEVREGSLSSEEVDGFQRNVTRTGPKKETEGTVTCTGAERRSAAFVMCSVTGAERQEERVVTGAAVALAGNDAPPGTSAPQDGDASVNDGAEGESAVTSTGITEEDGEGPASCTGSEEGSEGFALSSESEENGESAMDSTVAKEATNVPLVAAGPCDDEGIVTSTGAKEEDEEGEGVVTSTGRGNEIGHASTCTGAEEESEGVSICGSAEEGDGQIGTAAGCVGAEAGATVTNANESSVDSLSGAEKGMKDPEICSSAKGVVESSVTSAASGKGDVAPVLGGCEAPMTSAASDHSDSLLTRKEKVDDTTTSTGLVGGSYEALGSGAGPQCEAGHMSPGGKEDEGIITSGENEECDGLLATTASDTITNPAGVAGGKSPGKGLLISTSTTNDCTPQLSTVADVREGHSSALRGGADREGAGINGEEFEAPMPSAVSGESQLAAVRNEDKDECAMISTSIGEEFEVPISSATTLACAESQPPAAAAEDSAKGAGSASADDFEVPMPSAPTQAESPLASTSKEEKDECALISTSIAEEREASVAGARPATALEEKDGSAIISTSSGEDCEGPVSSAAPREEGHPSAVRAEEVGDTAMISTSTSEGREAVMRGALPRDDERPTAARTEDSSDTAIISTSTAECVLLPAGLDRHEESPLTASVADRKDPSAARRSRGEAPTPSPMAANSPPHPAPPPGARAMGPEDRPCEVPPTVTERSESPSPLVGLAERSTWPSSIQRGRGGQGATAAGHDTCWAGRGEQRGAGAPEDGQGRTAGEASLGSRCLPAVSPGAGRANNVPPVPDAAARPPSPGHCGPADPGKTTTSECVNGQESETGPSHGAPLPAACAVAPSTPRREQDLTVTSDHNGRRTIQGSSEKAGDSSGMRKSFQEERDLKVIVPPEENLHDIGTEESPSSVLGGWALKGSLKTETFVPSEEEKTQEILAAPESLYGRQPSGAAGPQGEPFSVNESLNVKNSGSRTNEEIHGKSHNQEEMSNGRKDNTEALRDHSVEANPKEVEEEERQMPKRKRKKHYPSSEDEQDENPDVLDSRIETAQCSETKPQDTKEENAGDLEELSKMSSKTNSTASRATDEKDEYSGGEAAGEKTEQNDDDTVKSQEEDQPVIIKRKRGRPRKYPVETALKTKEDCKTDPGVVTVEQSPPGSKPKLTQADESNKETTTPQERSTSNDDGEEKAVASVRRRGRKPKRSLTLSDDTESSEPERKRQKSVSEATEDKKDPESEEDEEEEEEDEPSGATTRSTTRSEAQRKHPSKPSAPAASKHGSPETVSSRNRQKLAKEKLSASEKVSNSPPLGRSKAQLSPPSKRKREASPPGARTRGQQRVEEAPSKKAKR